The Microterricola viridarii nucleotide sequence GCGCTGCTGGAGCAGGCCACCCGCGTCGCCCCCGGCATCGAGTCGCCCACCGTCTCCCCGCTGCACGACCCGGAGTGGGCGGCCGTGCGGGTGATGATCCCGCGGGCGGAGACGAACCAGATGATGGACGCGCTCTACGAGATCGGCGCCCGCGCCATCCTCGTCAGCTCGATCCACGCTGCGAGGCTGTGACGGCCATGGCACTCTCCGTGCGCGTCATCCCGTGCCTCGACGTGGCCGACGGCCGCGTCGTCAAGGGCGTCAACTTCCAGAACCTGCGCGACGCGGGCGACCCCGTCGAGCTGGCCAAGCGCTACTTCGAGCAGGGGGCGGACGAGCTCACCTTCCTCGACGTCACCGCGACCGTCGACAACCGCTCCACCACCTACGACGTGGTGCGGGCCACCGCCGAGCAGGTCTTCATCCCGCTCACCGTCGGCGGCGGCATCCGCAGCGTTGAGGACGTCTCCCGGCTCCAGGCCAACGGCGCCGACAAGGTGGGCGTGAACAGCGCCGCCATCGCCCGCCCGGCCCTGATCGCCGAGATCGCCGACCGCTTCGGCTCGCAGGTGCTCGTGCTCTCGCTCGACGTCAAGCGCAGCGAGCGCACCGAGTCCGGCTTCGTCGTGACCACCCACGGCGGCCGCACCGAGACCGACCTGGACGCGCTCGACTGGGCGCGCCAGGCCATCGAGCTCGGCGTCGGCGAGCTGCTCGTCAACTCGATCGATGCCGACGGCACCAAGGCCGGCTTCGACCTCGAGCTGATCCGCATCATGCGCGAGCTCAGCACCGTGCCCGTCATCGCCTCCGGTGGCGCCGGCGCAGTGGAGCACTTCCCGCCGGCGATCGCCGCCGGCGCCGATGCCGTGCTGGCCGCCTCCGTGTTCCACAACGGCGAGCTCACCATCGGCCAGGTCAAGGCGGCCATCGCGGCCGAGGGAATGCCGGTGCGCGCATGAGCGACAACGCGAACGGCACCGGCACCGGCAACGCCGACGTCGACGCCGTCATCGCCCGCGCCGCCTTCAACGCCGACGGCCTGCTTCCGGCCATCATCCAGCAGCACGACACCCGCGAGGTGCTGATGCTCGGCTGGATGGATGCCGAGGCACTCCGCCGCACCCTGACCGAGGGCCGCGTCACCTTCTGGTCGCGCTCCCGCCAGGAGTACTGGCGCAAGGGCGACACGTCCGGCCACGCCCAGTTCGTGCGCGGCGCCGCACTCGACTGCGACGACGATGCGCTGCTGGTGCAGGTCGAGCAGATCGGGGCGGCCTGCCACACCGGCGCGCTCTCCTGCTTCGACGTCGACCCCCTCCAGCCCGTCATCCTGCCCGCCTGAGACACAGTTCGCCCGACGTTCGCCCCGACGAGGAGCCTGACATGAGCACCGGAACCACCACGCGCGCCGACTTCGACGCGGTCGCCGCCGAACACCGGGTGATCCCGGTGATGCGCGAGCTCTTCGCCGACGGCGAGACGCCCGTGAACATCTACCGCAAGCTTGCCGAGGGCCGCCCGGGCAGCTTCCTGCTGGAGTCGGCTGAGCAGGGCGGCATCTGGTCCCGGTTCTCCTTCGTCGGCGTCTCCTCCTTCGGCGTCCTCACGCAGAACGAGGAGTCCGTCGCCTGGATCGACTACGGCGCCCCCGCAGAGCGCGTGCTCGGCGACGCGGCCGGCCTCGCGCCGCTCGCCGCCCTCGAGCAGCTGTTCGAGCGCTGGAAGACGCCGCAGCTGCCCGGCCACCCTCCGCTGACCGGCGGCCTCGTCGGCTTCATCGGCTGGGAGGCCATCCGGCAGATCGAGAAGCTGCCGAACAAGCCGCCGAAGGAGTCCGGCGTGCCCGGCCAGGCGTTCAGCTTCGTCGCCGAGCTCGTCGTCATCGACCACAAGTACGGCACCGTGCAGCTGATCGCCAACGTGCTGAACGACGGCCGCGACGACGCGGACACCCTGTGGACGGACGCCCAGTCCCGCCTGGACGCCCTGCAGCGGCGCCTCGCCCAGCCGTCGGAGGCGTGGCTCGCCGAGGTCGACATGAACACGGCCCCGCACGGGCGCTCGCGCACCGCGGAGGCCGACTTCCTGGCATCCGTGGAGACCGCCAAGGAGTACATCCGCGACGGCGACATCTTCCAGGTCGTCATCTCGCAGCGCTTCGAGCAGGACTGCACCGCCGCCCCGATCGACGTCTACCGGGTGCTGCGCAGCCTCAACCCGAGCCCGTACATGTACCTGCTCAGCCTGGAGACCCCCGACGGCGAGCCGTACTGGATCGTCGGCTCCTCGCCGGAGGCCCTGGTCAAGGTGCAGAGCAACCGCGTCTTCACCAACCCGATCGCCGGCTCCCGGCCGCGCGGCGCGACGCCGGAGGCCGACGCCGACCTGGCCACCGAGCTGCTGGCCGACGCCAAAGAGCGCGCGGAGCACCTGATGCTCGTCGACCTGGCCCGCAACGACCTGGCCAAGGTGTGCACCCCCGGCAGCATCGAGGTGACCGAGTTCATGCGCATCGAGCGGTTCAGCCACATCATGCACATCGTCTCCGCCGTCGAGGGCGACCTCACGGAGGGCAAGAACGCGATCAGCGTGTTCCGGGCCACGTTCCCGGCCGGAACCCTCTCCGGCGCGCCGAAGCCGCGCGCCCTGCAGATCATCGACGAGCTCGAGCCGGCCCAGCGCGGCGTGTACGGGGGAGTGGTGGGCTACTTCGGCCTCGCCGGCGACGCCGACCTCGCCATCGCGATCCGCACCGTCACGATCATGGGCGGCGTGGCCACCGTGCAGGCCGGGGCCGGCCTCGTGCTCGACTCCGTGCCGCAGACCGAGTTCGAAGAGACACAGAACAAGGCCGCGGCGCCGCTGCGCGCCGTCGCCGTCGCCAACGCACTACACAGGGTGGTCTGAGCATGAGTGCCGCACGAATCAAGGGGCTCCTCATCGTCGGCGGGCTGCTGTCCGCCGTCCTCGCCCTCCTCGCCTGGACCCAGACCTGGGTGGTCGCGCACGTGGAGGGCATCCCGATCGACATCGACGGGGCCGCCGCCGCCCCCGCCCTGTCCGCGCTGGCCCTGGCCGGGCTCGCCCTGGGCGGCGCGCTGGCCATCGCCGGCCCCGCCTTCCGGCTGGTGCTCGGCGTGCTCGAGGTGCTGCTCGGCGTGTCCGTGGTGATCGCCTCCTCCGCCGCCATCGCCGACCCGGCCGCCGCCGCCATCGCCGACGTCACCAAGCTCACCGGCGTGGCCGGCGACAGCGCCGTTCTGGCGCTGATCTCGGATGCCGCCATCACGCTGTGGCCGTGGGTCGGCGTGGCCTCCGGCGTGCTGTTCGCCGCCGCCGGCCTCGGCGTGCTGCTCAGCTCGCGGCGCTGGCCGGGCCCCGGCCGCAAGTACCAGGCGGTGCGCCTGGAACACGCCGACGGCGCCCCCCTCAGCGCCAAGGACGCTGCCATCGACAACTGGGACGAGCTCAGCCGCGGCAGCGACCCCACCGACCAGCAGTAACCCCGCTCTTCCCCGGCTGCCCGGCCGCATGCGGCGGAGCCGCTAGACTTTCACACACCCCCTTCAACCTCTAAGGAGAACCATGAGCACAGAGTCAGTCGAGCCAGGACACGGCAATTCGCCGGCCGCATGGACCTCGGTCGTCATCATGCTCCTCGCCTTCCTCATCGGAACCGTCGCGTTCTTCCTGGAGCAGGAGTGGCTCGTCTGGGCCTCCGCCGGGCTCCTCGTCGCCGGCCTCATCGTCGGCTGGGCCCTCGCCAAGGCCGGATACGGCGTCAACGGCCCGAAGTACGCCCCGAAAGCGCACTAGCGAGTGCTGACCGAGCTCACCGCCGGCTCCGTTGAAGATGCCGAGCGGCGGCGCCTGAGCCGCCCATACGCCGCCGTCGAGGCCGCCGCTCTGGCGCGCCCGGCGGCCCTCGACGCCCTTGCCGCGCTGGCCCCGGCCGAGCGAGTCAAGGTCATCGCCGAAGTCAAGCGGTCGAGCCCGTCGCGCGGCCAGCTGGCCGAGATCCGCGACCCCGCCGCGCTGGCATCCGCCTACGAACAGGGCGGGGCCAGCGCGATCAGCGTGCTCACCGAGGAACGCAAGTTCGGCGGCTCGCTCGCCGACCTGGAGGCCGTGCGCGCCGCGGTGAGCCTGCCGGTGCTCCGCAAGGACTTCATCGCCACGCCGTACCAGGTGCTCGAGGCCCGCGCCGCGGGCGCCGACCTGGTGCTGCTCATCGTCGCCGCGCTCGAGCAGCCGCTGCTCGCCGAGCTGCACACGCTGATCCTCGAACTCGGCATGACGCCGCTCGTCGAGACGCACAGCGCCGACGAGCTGGAGCGCGCCATCGACCTCGGTGCCGCACTCATCGGCGTCAACGCGCGCAACCTTTCCACCTTCGAGATGGACAAGAACCTCTTCGGCACCCTGTCCGAGCGCATCCCGGCCGGAACCATCAAGGTCGCCGAGTCCGCGGTGCTCTCCGCGGCGGATGTCGCGCACTACCGCGCGGCCGGCGCCGACGTCGTGCTCGTCGGCGAGGCGCTCGTCACGAGCGACCCGATCCGCACGCTCTCCGAATTCCTGGCGGTCCCAGTAAGGAATCAACCGTGACGAACCCCACCGACCCGACCCCCTCCCGCAACCTGCGCGACGAGCTCGGCCCGTACTTCGGCGACTTCGGCGGGCGCTTCGTGCCCGAGTCGCTCGTCGCGGCCCTGGACGAGCTCACCGAGGCCTACGAGCTGACCAAGAAGGACCCGGCGTTCGCGGCGGAGCTCGCCGAGCTGCACAAGACCTACACCGGCCGGCCCTCCATCATCACCGAGGTGCCCCGCTTCGCCGAGCACGCCGGCGGCGCCCGCATCATCCTCAAGCGCGAGGACCTGAACCACACCGGCTCGCACAAGATCAACAACGTGCTCGGCCAGGCCCTGCTCACCAAGCGGATCGGCAAGACCCGCGTCATCGCCGAGACCGGCGCCGGCCAGCACGGCGTCGCCACCGCGACCGCCGCCGCCCTGTTCGGCTTCGAGTGCGTCGTCTACATGGGCGAGGTCGACACCGAGCGCCAGGCGCTCAACGTCGCCCGGATGCGCCTGCTCGGCGCGGAGGTCGTCGCCGTCAAGGCCGGCTCCCGCACGCTCAAGGACGCCATCAACGACGCCATGCGCGACTGGGTCACCAACGTCGAGAACACCAACTACATCTTCGGCACGGTCGCCGGGCCGCACCCCTTCCCGGCCATGGTCCGCGACTTCCAGAAGATCATCGGCGAGGAGGCCCGCGCCCAGGTGCTCGAGCTGACCGGCGCCCTGCCGGATGCCGTCGCCGCGTGCGTCGGCGGAGGCTCCAACGCCATGGGCATCTTCCACGCCTTCCTCGACGACCCCTCCGTCGCCCTGTACGGCTACGAGGCGGCCGGCGAGGGCGCCGACACGCCGCGCCACGCCGCCACCATCACCAAGGGCAGCCCGGGCGTGCTGCACGGCGCCCGCAGCATGATGCTGCAGGACGAGGACGGCCAGACCTACGAGTCGCACTCCATCTCCGCCGGCCTCGATTACCCGGGCGTCGGACCGGAGCACGCCTGGCTGAACAGCATCGGCCGGGCCGGCTACCGCCCCGTCACCGACGCCGCAGCCATGGACGCGCTCCTGCTGCTCAGCCGCACCGAGGGCATCATCCCCGCCATCGAGTCGGCGCACGCCCTCGCCGGCGCGCTGGAGCTCGGCCGCGAGCTCGGCCCGGACTCGACCATCCTGGTCAACCTGAGCGGCCGCGGCGACAAGGACATGGAGACCGCCGGGCGGTACTTCAAGCTGATCGACGAGGGGGCCACGCAGTCATGAGTGCTGTTGAGCAGACCATCCGCACCCGCGTGGACGCCGGCAGCGGCGCCCTGATCGGCTACCTGCCGGTCGGCTTCCCGAGCCTCGGCGGCAGCATCGACGCCGCCGTCGCGCTCGTCGAGAACGGCGTCGACATCCTCGAGATGGGCCTGCCGTACTCCGACCCCGTGATGGACGGCAGCGTCATCCAGGCCGCAACCCAGCAGGCCCTGGCCGACGGCTTCCGGCTGCGCGACGGCTTCGAGGCCGTGCGCGCCATCACCGCCCAGGTCAGCGCCCCGGTGCTGATCATGACCTACTGGAACCCGGTCGTGCAGTACGGCGTCGAGCGCTTCGCCGACGACCTCGCCGCCGCCGGCGGGGCCGGGCTGATCACGCCCGACCTGATCCCCGACGAGGGCGCTGACTGGATCACCGCCTCCGAGCGCACCGGCCTCGACCGCGTCTTCCTCGCCGCCCCCACCTCCACGCCCGAGCGCCTGCGCCGGGTCGTCGAGTCCAGCAGGGGCTTCGTCTACGCCGTCTCCACCATGGGCATCACCGGTGCCCGCGCCGACGTCGATGCGGCCGCCCGCAGCCTCATCGAGCGTCTGCGCGAGGCGGGATCCACGAGCGCCTGCGTCGGCGTCGGGATCTCCACGCCGGAGCAGGTGCGCGAGGTCCTCGGCTACGCCGACGGCGCCATCGTGGGCTCCGCCCTGGTCAAGGCACTCGCCGAGGGGGGAGTCGACGCCGTCGGCGCCCTCGCCCGCGAGCTGGCCGCAGGCAAGAACGAACTCTAACTTTTCACCGACCGAAAGGCAGTACTGGTGTTTGCACCGTTGAGCATTCCGAGCCCCGAGTGGAGCTACTTCGACCTCGGTCCGTTCCGCATCCACGCCTACGCCCTGTGCATCCTGGCCGGCATCGTCGCCGCGACGATCATGACCAGCATGCGCCTGACCAAGCGCGGTGCAGAGCCCGGCATCGTGCTGGACATCATCCTCTGGGCGGTGCCGCTCGGCATCATCGGCGCGCGCATCTACCACGTGCTCACCCACCCCGGCGACTACTTCTACCCGGGCGCCGACCTGCTGCGCACCCTGTACATCTGGGAGGGCGGCAACGCCATCTTCGGCGCGCTCATCGGTGGCGCGATCGGTGCATACATCGGATGCCGCATGACCGGCATCCGCTTCTGGTCCTTCGCCGACGCGCTCGCGCCCGGCATGTTGCTGGCACAGGCCATGGGCCGTCTCGGCAACTGGTTCAACGCCGAGCTGTTCGGCCTGCCCACCACGCTGCCGTGGGGCCTGGAGATCTCCCAGAGCAACCCGGCGTTCCCCGTCGGGCTGCCGGAGGGAACCCTGTTCCACCCCACCTTCCTCTACGAGATCATCTGGAACCTGGCCGGCGTCGCCGTCATCCTGCTGCTGGAGCGCAAGCTCACGCTGCGCTGGGGCAAGGCCTTCGCCGTCTACCTGATCTGGTACGGCCTCGGCCGCAGCTTCTTCGAGGCCATCCGGGTCGACCCGAGCGAGATGTTCCTCGGCGTGCGCACCAACATCTGGGCCGCCTGGCTGGCCGTGGTGATCGGAATCGTGCTGTTCATCGTGCAGTCGCGCCGCCACACCGGGGTCGAGATCAGCCCCTACGTGCCGGGTCGTGAATGGAACCCCGACGACGCTGATATAGAATCTGACAACGCAGATTCTGAGGAAGACGACCACGGCGATGGAGCCGCGACCATTCAGTCCACTGCCGCCGCAGCCACAAGCACACACGGCCCCAACTCCTAGGCTCACCCACCCAGCGAGTTCTGCTCATCTCCCCTCGCATTCGAGGGGTAGCGCAACAACCCATTTGTGGGCCAATGGCGTCCCTTCGCACTCCGAGCGTGAGGACGCCCAACCGTGACGTTTCAGCAGACATTTACGAGGTTCAGTCAAATCCCGGGTCGACAGGGTCTCTACGACCCTGGGCACGAGAAAGACGCCTGCGGCCTGGCCATGGTCGCAACCCTCCGTGGCACGGCAGGCCACGACATCATCACGGCGGCGCTCAACGCGCTGCGCAATCTGGAACACCGCGGGGCCGTCGGCTCCGACGCCGGAACCGGTGACGGCGCGGGGATCATCACGCAGATCCCCGACGCCTTCCTCCGGGCGGTGACCGACTTCGAGCTTCCCGCCGTCGGCCGCTACGCGGTCGGCAACGCGTTCCTCCCCACCGATCCCACCGCCCGCACCGCCATCAAGCGGGCCATCGCCGACATCGCCGGCGAGGAGGGCCTCACCGTCCTCGGCTGGCGCGAGGTTCCCGTCCGGCCCGACGAGGTCGGCACCCTGGCCCGCGCGGCGATGCCCGCCATCCAGGCCTTCTACGTGCAGAGCGCGCGCAGCACAGAGACCGGTGCCCCGCTCTCCGGCATCGAGCTGGACCGCCAGACCTACCGGCTGCGCAAGCGCGCAGAGCGAGAGCTCGAGATCTACTTCGCCTCGCTCTCCTGCCGCACCCTGGTCTACAAGGGCATGGTCACCACGCTCCAGCTGGAACCCTTCTACCCCGACCTCTCCGACGAGCGCTTCGCCTCCACGCTCGCGCTGGTGCACTCGCGCTACTCCACCAACACCTTCCCGTCCTGGCCGTTGGCCCAGCCGTTCCGGATGATCGCGCACAACGGCGAGATCAACACCATCCAGGGCAACCGCAACTGGATGCGCGCCCGCCAGTCCCAGCTGGAGTCGGAGCTGCTCGGCGACCTCGCCCCGCTGCTGCCGATCGTCACGCCCGGTGCCAGCGACTCCGCCTCCTTCGACGAGGTGGTCGAGCTGCTCACCCTGTCCGGGCGCTCGCTCCCGCACGCGGTGATGATGATGGTCCCGGAGGCCTGGGAGAACCAGACCGAGATGGACGCGGAGCGCCGCGACTTCTACGACTACCACTCCATGCTCATGGAGCCGTGGGACGGCCCGGCCGCCATCGTGTTCACCGACGGCTCGCTCGTCGGCGCGACGCTGGACCGCAACGGCCTCCGCCCCGGCCGCTTCGTGATCACGGATGACGGCCTCGTCGTCCTGGCCAGCGAGATCGGCGTGCTGGACTTCGACCCGGCCACCATCGTGCGGAAGGGGCGCCTGCGCCCCGGCAAGATGTTCCTCGTCGACACCGTCGCCGGCCGGCTCATCGAAGACGATGAGATCAAGGCCGAGCTGGCCGCCGCCGAGCCCTGGGGGCAGTGGCTGGAGCAGAGCCGGATCAAGCTGGCCGAGCTGCCGGAGCGCGAGCACATCGTGCACCCGCCGGCCTCCGTCGTGCGCCGCCAGCGCACCTTCGGCTACACCGAGGAGGAGCTGCGGCTGCTGCTGACCCCAATGGCCCGCTTCGGGGCGGAGCCGCTCGGCGCGATGGGCTCCGACACCCCGATCGCCGTGCTCTCCGACCGCCCGCGGCTGCTGTTCGACTACTTCACCCAGCAGTTTGCCCAGGTCACCAACCCGCCGCTGGACTCGATCCGCGAGCAGCTGGTCACCTCGCTCGGCAGCTCGGTCGGCCCGGAGCACAACCTGCTCAGCTCCGGCCCGGAGCACGCCGGCCAGGTCTCGCTCACCTTCCCGGTGATCGACAACGACGAACTGGCCAAGATCCAGCACATCGACCCGCAGCCCGGCAGCAAGAGCACCGTCACGATCCGCGGCCTGTACCGCTTCGACGAGGGCGTCAACGCCCTGCGCGACCGCCTGGCCGCGCTGAACGTCGAGGTGGACCGGGCCATCGAGGCCGGCGCCCGCTTCATCGTGCTGAGCGACCGCGACTCCAACAAGGACCTGGCGCCGATCCCGTCGCTGCTGATGACGGCATCCGTGCACCACCACCTCACCCGCTCGGAGCACCGCATGAAGGTGGGCCTGCTGGTGGAGGCCGGCGATGTGCGCGAGGTGCACCACGTCGCCCTGCTGATCGGCTACGGCGCCTCCGCCGTGAACCCCTACCTGGCGATGGAGAGCTGCGAGAACCTGGTCCGCAGCGGCGTCATCACCGACGTCACCCCGGAGAAGGCCGTCGGCAACGTCATCAAGGCGCTCGGCAAGGGCGTGCTGAAGATCATGTCCAAGATGGGCATCTCCACCATCGCCTCCTACTCCGGCGCGCAGGCCTTCGAGGCACTCGGCCTGGACGAGGGCTTCATCGAGGAGTACTTCACCGGCACCACCTCCAAGCTCGGCGGCGTCGGCATCGAGGTCATCCAGGCGGAGAACCTCAAGCGGCACACCTCCGCCTACCCGGAGGATGCCGCGGTCACCGTGCACGAGCGGCTGCAGACCGGCGGCGAGTACCAGTGGCGCCGCGACGGCGCCCCGCACCTGTTCAACCCGGAGACGGTGTTCCGGCTGCAGCACGCCACCCGCACCCGCCGCTACGACATCTTCCGCGAGTACACCAAGCTGGTCGACGACCAGGCGGAGACGCTGATGACGCTGCGCGGCATGTTCGCGCTCCGCACCGGCCGGCGCCCCGCCGTCCCGCTGGAGGAGGTCGAGTCCGTCGCCTCCATCGTCAAGCGCTTCTCCACCGGTGCGATGAGCTACGGCTCCATCTCGCAGGAGGCGCACGAGACGCTCGCCATCGCCATGAACAGCCTCGGCGCCAAGTCCAACACGGGCGAGGGCGGCGAGGACCTGGACCGGCTGCTCGACCCGGAGCGGCGCAGCGCCATCAAGCAGGTGGCCTCCGGCCGTTTCGGCGTGACGAGCATGTACCTGAGCCACGCCGATGACATCCAGATCAAGCTCGCCCAGGGCGCCAAGCCCGGCGAGGGCGGCCAGCTGCCCTCCACCAAGGTCTACCCTTGGGTGGCGCGCACCCGGCACGGCACCCCCGGCGTCGGGCTCATCTCGCCGCCGCCGCACCACGACATCTACTCGATCGAAGACCTCAAGCAGCTCATCTTCGACCTCAAGCGGGCCAACCCGAAGGCGCGCATCCACACCAAGCTGGTCAGCCAGTCCGGCATCGGCGCGGTCGCCGCCGGCGTCGCGAAGGCGCTCTCCGACGTCATCCTGGTCTCCGGCCACGACGGCGGAACCGGCGCCAGCCCGGTCAACTCGCTCAAGCACGCGGGAACCCCGTGGGAGCTCGGCCTGGCCGAGACCCAGCAGACGCTGATGCTGAACGGGATGCGCGACCGGGTGGTCGTGCAGGTCGACGGCCAGCTGAAGACCGGCCGCGACGTCGTCATCGGCGCCCTGCTCGGCGCGGAGGAGTTCGGCTTCGCCACCGCCCCGCTCATCGTCGAGGGCTGCATCATGATGCGCGTCTGCCACCTGGACACCTGCCCGGTCGGCGTCGCCACGCAGAACCCGGAGCTGCGCAAGCGCTTCACCGGCAAGCCGGAGTTCGTGGTGAACTTCTTCGAGTTCATCGCCCAGGAGGTGCGCGAGTACCTCGCGGAGCTCGGCTTCCGCACCCTCGGCGAGGCCATCGGCCACCACGAGATGCTCGACACCGCCCAGGCGATCAACCACTGGAAGGCGTCCGGCATGGACCTGACGCCGATCCTGGTCGGGCCCGACTTCTCGGACGCCGAACCGCGCCAGAGCGCGCGCGAGCAGGACCACGAGCTGGAGAGCCACTTCGACAAGCAGCTCATCCAGCAGGCGGCCGGGGTGCTGGAGCGCGGCGGCCACGTGGCCATCGAGCTGCCCATCCGCAACACGGAACGCGCCGTGGGCACGATGCTCGGCCACGAGGTGACCATGCGGCACGGCGTCAACGGCCTGCCGGAGAACTCCATCGAGGTGACGCTGCACGGCTCCGCCGGGCAGTCGCTCGGCGCCTTCCTGCCCGGCGGCATCACGCTCCGGCTCGAGGGCGACTCCAACGACTACGTCGGCAAGGGCCTCTCCGGCGGCCGCATCGCGGTGCGCCCGGACCGGCAGAGCCTGTTCCCGGCCGAGCGCAACGTCATCGCCGGCAACGTCATCGGCTACGGGGCGACCAGCGGCTCGCTGTTCCTCCGCGGCATCGTGGGGGAGCGCTTCCTGGTGCGCAACTCCGGCGCCACCGCCGTCGTCGAGGGCGTCGGCGACCACGCCCTCGAGTACATGACCGGCGGACTCGCCCTCATCCTGGGCGGCACCGGGCGCAACCTCGGCGCCGGCATGTCCGGCGGCACCGCGTACGTCTACGAGCTGAAGCGGGAGCGGGTCAACCCCGACTCCCTGGCCAGCGGCGAACTGGAGCTGCTCGAGCTCGGCAGCGCCGACCGCGAGATCGTGCGCGACCTGCTGGAGCAGCACCGGGCGGAGACCGGCTCCGCCGTCGCGGAGCGCATGCTGGCCGACCTCGACGGCGCGATCTCGCGCTTCGTCAAGGTGCTGCCGCGCGACTACGCGGCCGTGCAGGGCATCCGGGCCCAGGCAGAAGCCGACGGGATCGACCCCGACGGCACACATATGTGGAATCGAATTCTGGAGGTGACCGGTGGCTGACCCCAAAGGCTTCATGAAGACAACTGAGCGCGAGCTCCCCGCCCGGCGCCCCGTCTCGGTGCGCCTGATGGACTGGAAAGAGGTGTACGAGGCCGGCGACTCCGCCGTGCTCAAGCGCCAGGCCGGCCGCTGCATGGACTGCGGCGTGCCGTTCTGCCACCAGGGCTGCCCGCTCGGCAACCTGATCCCGGAGTGGAACGACCTCACCCACCGCGGTGAGGGGCACGCGGCGATCGAGCGGCTGCACGCCACGAACAACTTCCCGGAGTTCACGGGCAGGCTCTGCCCGGCCCCGTGCGAGTCGGCCTGCGTGCTCGGCATCAACCAGCCGGCCGTCACGATCAAGCAGGTCGAGGTCTCCATCATCGACCAGGCCTTCGACAACGGCTGGGTGACGCCGCACCTGCCGGGCCGCCTGACCGGCAAGACGATCGCCGTCGTCGGCTCCGGCCCGGCCGGCCTGGCCGCGGCCCAGCAGCTCACCCGGGCCGGCCACACCGTGGCCGTGTTCGAGCGCGACGACCGCATCGGCGGCCTGCTGCGCTACGGCATCCCCGACTTCAAGATGGAGAAGCGCCACATCGAGGGCCGGCTGGCCCAGATGAGCGCGGAGGGCACCCGCTTCCGCCCCGGCGTGAACATCGGCGTC carries:
- the hisF gene encoding imidazole glycerol phosphate synthase subunit HisF, whose amino-acid sequence is MALSVRVIPCLDVADGRVVKGVNFQNLRDAGDPVELAKRYFEQGADELTFLDVTATVDNRSTTYDVVRATAEQVFIPLTVGGGIRSVEDVSRLQANGADKVGVNSAAIARPALIAEIADRFGSQVLVLSLDVKRSERTESGFVVTTHGGRTETDLDALDWARQAIELGVGELLVNSIDADGTKAGFDLELIRIMRELSTVPVIASGGAGAVEHFPPAIAAGADAVLAASVFHNGELTIGQVKAAIAAEGMPVRA
- the hisI gene encoding phosphoribosyl-AMP cyclohydrolase, with amino-acid sequence MSDNANGTGTGNADVDAVIARAAFNADGLLPAIIQQHDTREVLMLGWMDAEALRRTLTEGRVTFWSRSRQEYWRKGDTSGHAQFVRGAALDCDDDALLVQVEQIGAACHTGALSCFDVDPLQPVILPA
- a CDS encoding anthranilate synthase component I, translated to MSTGTTTRADFDAVAAEHRVIPVMRELFADGETPVNIYRKLAEGRPGSFLLESAEQGGIWSRFSFVGVSSFGVLTQNEESVAWIDYGAPAERVLGDAAGLAPLAALEQLFERWKTPQLPGHPPLTGGLVGFIGWEAIRQIEKLPNKPPKESGVPGQAFSFVAELVVIDHKYGTVQLIANVLNDGRDDADTLWTDAQSRLDALQRRLAQPSEAWLAEVDMNTAPHGRSRTAEADFLASVETAKEYIRDGDIFQVVISQRFEQDCTAAPIDVYRVLRSLNPSPYMYLLSLETPDGEPYWIVGSSPEALVKVQSNRVFTNPIAGSRPRGATPEADADLATELLADAKERAEHLMLVDLARNDLAKVCTPGSIEVTEFMRIERFSHIMHIVSAVEGDLTEGKNAISVFRATFPAGTLSGAPKPRALQIIDELEPAQRGVYGGVVGYFGLAGDADLAIAIRTVTIMGGVATVQAGAGLVLDSVPQTEFEETQNKAAAPLRAVAVANALHRVV
- a CDS encoding Trp biosynthesis-associated membrane protein; the protein is MSAARIKGLLIVGGLLSAVLALLAWTQTWVVAHVEGIPIDIDGAAAAPALSALALAGLALGGALAIAGPAFRLVLGVLEVLLGVSVVIASSAAIADPAAAAIADVTKLTGVAGDSAVLALISDAAITLWPWVGVASGVLFAAAGLGVLLSSRRWPGPGRKYQAVRLEHADGAPLSAKDAAIDNWDELSRGSDPTDQQ
- a CDS encoding DUF6704 family protein; translated protein: MSTESVEPGHGNSPAAWTSVVIMLLAFLIGTVAFFLEQEWLVWASAGLLVAGLIVGWALAKAGYGVNGPKYAPKAH
- the trpC gene encoding indole-3-glycerol phosphate synthase TrpC; the encoded protein is MLTELTAGSVEDAERRRLSRPYAAVEAAALARPAALDALAALAPAERVKVIAEVKRSSPSRGQLAEIRDPAALASAYEQGGASAISVLTEERKFGGSLADLEAVRAAVSLPVLRKDFIATPYQVLEARAAGADLVLLIVAALEQPLLAELHTLILELGMTPLVETHSADELERAIDLGAALIGVNARNLSTFEMDKNLFGTLSERIPAGTIKVAESAVLSAADVAHYRAAGADVVLVGEALVTSDPIRTLSEFLAVPVRNQP
- the trpB gene encoding tryptophan synthase subunit beta, encoding MTNPTDPTPSRNLRDELGPYFGDFGGRFVPESLVAALDELTEAYELTKKDPAFAAELAELHKTYTGRPSIITEVPRFAEHAGGARIILKREDLNHTGSHKINNVLGQALLTKRIGKTRVIAETGAGQHGVATATAAALFGFECVVYMGEVDTERQALNVARMRLLGAEVVAVKAGSRTLKDAINDAMRDWVTNVENTNYIFGTVAGPHPFPAMVRDFQKIIGEEARAQVLELTGALPDAVAACVGGGSNAMGIFHAFLDDPSVALYGYEAAGEGADTPRHAATITKGSPGVLHGARSMMLQDEDGQTYESHSISAGLDYPGVGPEHAWLNSIGRAGYRPVTDAAAMDALLLLSRTEGIIPAIESAHALAGALELGRELGPDSTILVNLSGRGDKDMETAGRYFKLIDEGATQS
- the trpA gene encoding tryptophan synthase subunit alpha, which codes for MSAVEQTIRTRVDAGSGALIGYLPVGFPSLGGSIDAAVALVENGVDILEMGLPYSDPVMDGSVIQAATQQALADGFRLRDGFEAVRAITAQVSAPVLIMTYWNPVVQYGVERFADDLAAAGGAGLITPDLIPDEGADWITASERTGLDRVFLAAPTSTPERLRRVVESSRGFVYAVSTMGITGARADVDAAARSLIERLREAGSTSACVGVGISTPEQVREVLGYADGAIVGSALVKALAEGGVDAVGALARELAAGKNEL
- the lgt gene encoding prolipoprotein diacylglyceryl transferase; its protein translation is MFAPLSIPSPEWSYFDLGPFRIHAYALCILAGIVAATIMTSMRLTKRGAEPGIVLDIILWAVPLGIIGARIYHVLTHPGDYFYPGADLLRTLYIWEGGNAIFGALIGGAIGAYIGCRMTGIRFWSFADALAPGMLLAQAMGRLGNWFNAELFGLPTTLPWGLEISQSNPAFPVGLPEGTLFHPTFLYEIIWNLAGVAVILLLERKLTLRWGKAFAVYLIWYGLGRSFFEAIRVDPSEMFLGVRTNIWAAWLAVVIGIVLFIVQSRRHTGVEISPYVPGREWNPDDADIESDNADSEEDDHGDGAATIQSTAAAATSTHGPNS